In the genome of Nocardia terpenica, one region contains:
- a CDS encoding Lrp/AsnC family transcriptional regulator has protein sequence MPSVTDHDSHRQAPALDDISKRIIAQLQQDGRRPYATIGKAVGLSEAAVRQRVQRLSDAGVIQIVAVSDPLQVGLFRQAMVAITVDGPLRPVSDALAAMDDITYVVECAGRYDVLCEAVCSDDEALLDLVSTRLRTLPGVRRAEIMMYLKLRKQTYQWSTR, from the coding sequence ATGCCGAGCGTGACCGATCACGATTCCCACCGGCAGGCGCCGGCGCTGGACGACATCTCCAAGCGCATCATCGCCCAGTTGCAGCAGGACGGGCGGCGGCCGTACGCGACCATCGGCAAGGCCGTCGGCCTGTCCGAGGCGGCGGTGCGCCAGCGCGTGCAGCGGCTCTCCGACGCGGGCGTCATCCAGATCGTCGCGGTCTCGGATCCGTTGCAGGTCGGGCTTTTTCGGCAGGCGATGGTCGCGATCACCGTCGACGGACCGCTGCGCCCGGTCTCCGACGCGCTCGCCGCCATGGACGACATCACCTACGTCGTCGAGTGCGCGGGCCGCTACGACGTGCTGTGCGAGGCGGTGTGCTCCGACGACGAGGCGCTGCTGGATCTGGTCTCTACCCGGCTGCGGACGCTGCCGGGCGTGCGACGCGCCGAGATCATGATGTACCTCAAGCTGCGCAAGCAGACCTACCAGTGGAGCACCCGCTGA
- a CDS encoding helix-turn-helix domain-containing protein, translating to MAGSTPDGERIGDLVRRLRIERGYTQAALAKKADCSRSLIQQIENGTRVPPLPLRERLSAALGEELPTAAVADPAAEVSHYDLRMRFNILLGKDPRIVERVLAIAQSVIDAASAREEIDPLRQIADRQLERAEEILAQIPSRSATVWEWNTVIDWLTILEQAQRSVRAIHTADLGTIGGDVGDDYHAMIIRLADDVHEPKVDVRRMYVLDRIEDAWSYDEKLWRQSRSGVENVLVKREHARNAQSMLVVDDRYVCVGEYDYSRQTRVATRFSALRHDVSFAVRRFERLYELRQMGSAIVVNDLLADPSLAELRALAEGDTRARFRAALTRAWNELPAPGQAPWEVERP from the coding sequence ATGGCAGGCTCGACGCCCGACGGCGAGCGGATCGGGGACCTCGTCCGCCGGCTTCGCATAGAGCGTGGCTATACGCAGGCGGCACTCGCGAAAAAGGCGGATTGCTCGCGCAGCCTCATCCAGCAGATCGAGAACGGCACCCGGGTTCCGCCGCTGCCGCTGCGCGAGCGCCTGAGCGCGGCGCTGGGCGAGGAGCTGCCCACCGCCGCCGTCGCCGACCCGGCCGCCGAGGTCAGCCACTACGACCTGCGCATGCGGTTCAATATCCTGCTCGGGAAGGATCCGCGGATCGTGGAGCGGGTGCTCGCCATCGCGCAGAGCGTGATCGACGCGGCGTCGGCCCGCGAGGAGATCGACCCGCTGCGTCAGATCGCCGATCGCCAGCTCGAGCGCGCCGAGGAGATCCTCGCGCAGATTCCGTCGCGCAGCGCCACGGTGTGGGAGTGGAACACGGTCATCGACTGGCTCACCATTCTCGAGCAGGCCCAGCGTTCGGTGCGCGCCATCCACACCGCCGATCTGGGCACCATCGGCGGCGACGTCGGCGACGACTACCACGCCATGATCATCCGGCTCGCCGACGACGTCCACGAGCCGAAGGTCGACGTGCGCCGCATGTATGTGCTCGACCGCATCGAGGACGCCTGGTCCTACGACGAGAAGCTGTGGCGGCAGTCGCGATCCGGGGTGGAGAACGTGCTGGTCAAGCGCGAGCATGCGCGCAATGCGCAGAGCATGCTGGTGGTGGACGACCGGTACGTGTGCGTCGGGGAGTACGACTACTCGCGGCAGACCCGGGTCGCCACGCGCTTCTCGGCGCTGCGGCACGACGTGTCGTTCGCGGTGCGCCGCTTCGAGCGGCTGTACGAGCTGCGGCAGATGGGGTCGGCCATCGTGGTCAACGACTTGCTCGCGGATCCGTCGCTGGCCGAGCTCCGGGCGCTCGCCGAGGGCGATACCCGCGCCCGGTTCCGGGCGGCGTTGACGCGCGCCTGGAACGAGCTGCCCGCGCCCGGGCAGGCGCCGTGGGAGGTCGAGCGGCCGTGA
- a CDS encoding PucR family transcriptional regulator, translated as MSVPVSWVLSQPDLAIRLVGGGTGVARTVDLVLTTELDNPYRWLSGGELVLTTGMRLPASSAERRAFLRGFDECGVAAVGFGTGLSHPEIPPELVATADEIGIPLFEVPLPTPFAAIVKRVTARVAELQYDALLRASRAQPRMTRALVRSGAQAIVRELATSLGATVLVLDPAGQLTDAHPTAPGEDLLRTVRAALAADPEVASGVRTDPSGRSLTHQRISVGARTYGDLVVVGPAPLGHVDQILLGHANSLLALDFEKPERLRAAQHRLNSTALALLLGAQTDPAPAWAQLAQITDARGRIGVLAAECDSAEAAAAVRAAIDDATLRAGYPLFLHTDHDRVLVVLPGCAAADFARRLTIDTGFRRSIRLGLSESHALPELAEAARSAGLAASAAERGGAAVEFGDLAGRSLLSFAETRRVLDTMAHTLLTPLTEHDRGNGTELTAALRAFLEANGQWESAAIALGVHRHTLRKRIAAAQDLLGVDLDSARVRAELLLALLARDS; from the coding sequence ATGTCCGTTCCTGTTAGCTGGGTATTGTCCCAACCCGATCTCGCGATCCGCCTCGTCGGCGGCGGCACCGGCGTGGCCCGCACCGTCGATCTCGTCCTCACCACCGAGCTGGACAATCCGTATCGCTGGCTGTCCGGCGGTGAGCTGGTGCTGACCACCGGCATGCGGTTGCCCGCGAGTTCGGCCGAGCGTCGGGCCTTTCTGCGCGGCTTCGACGAATGCGGCGTCGCCGCGGTGGGTTTCGGCACCGGCCTGTCGCACCCCGAGATCCCGCCCGAACTGGTGGCGACCGCGGACGAGATCGGGATTCCGCTGTTCGAGGTGCCGCTGCCGACCCCGTTCGCGGCCATCGTCAAGCGGGTGACCGCGCGCGTGGCCGAACTCCAATACGACGCGCTGCTGCGGGCCTCGCGCGCGCAGCCGCGAATGACGCGGGCGCTGGTGCGATCCGGCGCGCAGGCGATCGTGCGGGAGCTGGCGACCTCGCTGGGCGCGACGGTGCTGGTGCTGGACCCGGCCGGGCAGCTCACCGACGCGCACCCGACGGCCCCGGGCGAGGACCTGCTGCGCACGGTGCGGGCGGCGCTGGCGGCGGATCCGGAGGTGGCCAGCGGCGTGCGCACCGATCCGTCCGGGCGATCGCTCACCCATCAGCGCATCAGCGTCGGCGCGCGCACCTACGGGGATCTGGTGGTGGTCGGCCCGGCGCCGCTCGGCCATGTCGACCAGATTCTGCTCGGACACGCGAATTCGTTGCTGGCCTTGGATTTCGAGAAACCGGAGCGGCTGCGGGCGGCGCAGCACCGGCTCAACAGCACGGCGCTGGCGCTGCTGCTGGGGGCCCAGACCGATCCGGCCCCGGCGTGGGCGCAGCTCGCGCAGATCACCGACGCGCGGGGGCGGATCGGTGTGCTTGCGGCCGAGTGCGATTCGGCCGAGGCCGCCGCGGCGGTGCGCGCGGCGATCGACGACGCGACCCTGCGCGCCGGATACCCCCTGTTCCTGCACACCGACCACGATCGGGTGCTGGTGGTGCTACCGGGTTGCGCGGCAGCAGATTTCGCCCGCCGCCTGACCATAGATACCGGTTTCCGCAGGTCGATCCGGTTGGGACTCAGCGAATCTCACGCGCTACCGGAGCTGGCCGAGGCGGCCCGCTCGGCCGGTCTGGCGGCCTCGGCGGCCGAACGCGGCGGTGCCGCCGTGGAATTCGGCGATCTGGCGGGCCGGTCGCTGCTGTCGTTCGCCGAGACCCGCCGGGTGCTGGACACGATGGCACATACGCTGCTCACGCCGCTGACCGAGCACGACCGCGGGAACGGCACCGAGCTGACGGCGGCGCTGCGCGCCTTCCTGGAGGCCAACGGCCAGTGGGAGTCGGCGGCGATCGCGCTGGGCGTGCACCGGCACACGCTGCGCAAGCGAATCGCGGCGGCCCAGGATCTGCTCGGCGTCGACCTGGACAGCGCCCGGGTGCGCGCCGAACTGCTGCTGGCCCTGCTGGCCCGGGATTCGTGA
- a CDS encoding aspartate aminotransferase family protein codes for MTATTDARHLSTQDAGRIVRDHLFMHFTPHTGITGDDVPVIVRGDGAYVWDSHGKRYLDGLAGLFAVQVGHGREELAEAAARQTRELAYFPLWGYAHPTALELAERLAHAAPGDLNRVFFTVSGGESVETAWKLIRQYFKATGRPTKHKVISRSLAYHGTSMGALSITGIPGAKADFEPLVPSTMRVPHTNFYRATEHVDDYEAYGRWAADRIEEAILFEGADTVAAVFLEPVQNTGGCFVPPPGYFQRVREICDRHDVLLVSDEVICAFGRLGYDFGAKKFGYQPDIITTAKGLTSGYSPLGAVMVSDRIFEPFRNGQTFLHGSTYGGHPVSCAVAMANLDIVENEGLYDHVRRNEAAFRATLEKLYDLPIVGDVRGTGYFYAVELVKDKATKEKFTDAEATHILKGIVSEKLFEAGLHCRADDRAEPVIQLAPPLICDQSQFDEMEQAIRYALTTALSHL; via the coding sequence TTGACTGCGACTACCGACGCCCGACATCTCAGTACCCAGGATGCCGGGCGGATCGTCCGCGATCACCTGTTCATGCATTTCACCCCGCACACCGGCATCACCGGCGACGATGTCCCGGTCATCGTCCGCGGCGACGGCGCCTACGTGTGGGATTCGCACGGCAAGCGCTACCTCGACGGGCTCGCGGGCCTGTTCGCCGTGCAGGTCGGTCACGGGCGCGAGGAGCTGGCCGAGGCCGCGGCCCGCCAGACCCGCGAGTTGGCGTACTTCCCGCTGTGGGGCTACGCGCATCCGACCGCGCTGGAGCTGGCCGAGCGACTGGCCCACGCCGCGCCCGGCGACCTGAACCGGGTGTTCTTCACCGTCAGCGGCGGCGAATCGGTCGAGACCGCGTGGAAGCTGATCCGGCAGTATTTCAAGGCCACCGGCCGCCCCACCAAGCACAAGGTGATCAGCCGCTCGCTGGCGTATCACGGCACCTCGATGGGCGCGCTGTCGATCACCGGAATCCCCGGCGCCAAGGCCGATTTCGAGCCGCTGGTGCCGTCCACGATGCGGGTGCCGCACACCAACTTCTACCGCGCCACCGAGCACGTCGACGACTACGAGGCGTACGGCCGCTGGGCCGCCGACCGCATCGAGGAGGCCATTCTCTTCGAGGGCGCCGACACCGTGGCCGCGGTGTTCCTGGAGCCGGTGCAGAACACCGGCGGCTGTTTCGTGCCGCCGCCCGGCTACTTCCAGCGGGTGCGCGAGATCTGCGACCGACACGACGTGCTGCTGGTCTCCGACGAGGTGATCTGTGCCTTCGGCCGCCTCGGATACGATTTCGGCGCAAAGAAATTCGGCTACCAGCCCGATATCATCACCACCGCCAAGGGCCTCACCTCCGGCTATTCGCCGCTGGGCGCGGTCATGGTCAGCGACCGCATCTTCGAGCCGTTCCGCAACGGCCAGACCTTCCTGCACGGCTCCACCTACGGCGGCCATCCGGTGTCGTGCGCGGTCGCCATGGCCAACCTCGACATCGTGGAGAACGAGGGCCTCTACGACCACGTCCGCCGAAACGAGGCCGCGTTCCGCGCCACCCTGGAAAAGCTGTACGACCTGCCGATCGTCGGCGACGTCCGCGGCACCGGCTACTTCTACGCGGTAGAACTGGTGAAGGACAAGGCAACCAAGGAAAAGTTCACCGACGCCGAAGCCACCCACATCCTCAAGGGCATAGTCTCGGAAAAGCTCTTCGAAGCGGGCCTACACTGCCGCGCCGACGACCGCGCCGAACCGGTAATCCAACTGGCCCCGCCCCTGATCTGCGACCAATCCCAATTCGACGAAATGGAACAGGCAATCCGCTACGCCCTGACCACCGCCCTGTCCCATCTCTGA
- a CDS encoding aminotransferase class I/II-fold pyridoxal phosphate-dependent enzyme, whose amino-acid sequence MSCGSVVERSELTALTRRSEARKRLVRRHLRLLGGDFAGIAGRRYEGLLDVYHGETGLRIDPAAAAALERAWREILRADPPPDYPAGAAYDKWQPLVLRELAAERMFDRFFAPAAGVPGVRVRADEVVVCPYSSTVLLEEAVATLARPGGVIVCPEGFYKSASIHVEKCGARIVTCPATVDDAFAIDPESLARCLAEHRARGDLCGVLLTLPGNPVVAHYSRRQMAAIARVLAAAEVPIICDMAFDRMLAAHIPIAAMAADTARGPVRLYDRVLTITGNSKGYNAVGPCKFGAACTGDAEWLARIRERLTVSFQRESTHLVRVLLENTPRTYFRHNRKIMREQLDRALDLLAGINHRAGAKLLRPLGSAQGMFLTVLLDPDLLVAAGVGSGAELEDLLLAGAGIDSVALDRTGSSRLGVRLNVLAPRKAPGYEDRGLLEELFDRLDELLRELVSGRGYAEILAARGLMPLNSSVAQ is encoded by the coding sequence GTGAGCTGCGGTTCGGTCGTCGAACGATCCGAGCTGACCGCGTTGACGCGGCGGTCCGAGGCGCGTAAACGCCTGGTGCGGCGCCATCTTCGGCTGCTCGGCGGGGATTTCGCGGGTATCGCCGGGCGGCGATACGAGGGGCTGCTCGACGTTTATCACGGCGAGACCGGGTTACGGATCGACCCGGCCGCGGCGGCGGCGCTGGAACGGGCGTGGCGGGAGATCCTGCGCGCCGACCCGCCGCCGGACTATCCGGCGGGCGCGGCCTACGACAAGTGGCAGCCGCTGGTCCTGCGCGAACTGGCCGCCGAGCGGATGTTCGACCGGTTCTTCGCGCCCGCCGCCGGGGTGCCGGGGGTGCGGGTGCGCGCGGATGAGGTTGTGGTGTGCCCGTATTCGAGCACGGTGCTCTTGGAGGAGGCGGTCGCGACGCTGGCGCGCCCCGGCGGTGTGATCGTATGCCCCGAGGGCTTCTACAAGAGCGCGAGCATTCACGTCGAGAAGTGCGGGGCGCGCATCGTGACCTGCCCGGCCACCGTCGACGACGCGTTCGCCATCGATCCGGAGTCGCTGGCGCGCTGCCTGGCCGAGCATCGGGCGCGCGGCGACCTGTGCGGGGTGCTGCTGACGCTGCCCGGTAATCCGGTGGTGGCGCACTACTCCCGGCGTCAGATGGCGGCCATCGCCCGGGTGCTGGCCGCGGCCGAGGTGCCGATCATCTGCGATATGGCCTTCGATCGGATGCTCGCCGCGCACATTCCGATCGCCGCGATGGCGGCCGACACCGCGCGCGGGCCGGTCCGGCTGTACGACCGGGTGCTGACCATCACCGGTAATTCGAAGGGGTACAACGCCGTCGGGCCGTGCAAGTTCGGGGCCGCGTGCACCGGCGACGCCGAATGGCTGGCCCGCATCCGGGAGCGGCTGACCGTCAGCTTCCAGCGCGAGAGCACCCACCTGGTGCGCGTGCTGCTGGAGAACACCCCCCGCACCTACTTCCGGCACAACCGGAAGATCATGCGCGAACAGCTCGATCGCGCCCTGGATCTGCTAGCGGGCATCAACCACCGCGCGGGCGCGAAACTGCTGCGGCCGTTGGGAAGTGCACAGGGCATGTTCCTCACGGTGTTACTCGATCCGGACCTGCTGGTGGCGGCCGGAGTGGGCAGCGGCGCCGAGCTGGAGGACCTGCTCCTGGCCGGGGCGGGCATCGATAGCGTGGCGCTGGATCGCACCGGGTCCTCGCGGCTCGGTGTGCGCCTGAATGTGCTGGCGCCGCGCAAGGCCCCGGGGTACGAGGACCGGGGGTTGCTCGAGGAGCTGTTCGATCGGCTGGACGAGCTGTTACGGGAGTTGGTTTCGGGGCGGGGCTATGCGGAGATTTTAGCCGCGCGGGGGCTGATGCCGCTGAATTCGAGTGTGGCGCAATGA